A region from the Paraburkholderia youngii genome encodes:
- a CDS encoding LacI family DNA-binding transcriptional regulator, whose amino-acid sequence MSTTPPATPPNPPSAPTRRATITDVAREAGTGKTSISRYLNGEFSALSPELRVRIEAAIARLDYQPNQMARGLKRGRNRLIGMLVADLTNPYSVEVLQGVEAACHALGLMPLICHAANEVEMERRYLQLLTTYRVEGVIVNALGVREETLRPVGDGGIPAVLVDRRVEGLVADMVGLDNGAAAELGTRHLLERGFEHIWFVVQPFERVSSRRQRVDAFDRAMRDEGRARGHTLVLDLADETAVERGLAELDRAIDSPGGAGAAPRVALFAANAPVALRLALHLNARYGAHWQSRVALLSIDDPDWAELAGITTIRQPTYDIGYRAVEFLHERIEGAQTGARDCLLPGELIVRASTAR is encoded by the coding sequence ATGAGCACGACCCCGCCCGCCACGCCGCCCAATCCGCCGTCCGCGCCGACGCGCCGCGCGACGATCACCGATGTCGCGCGCGAAGCCGGCACCGGCAAGACCAGCATCTCGCGCTATCTGAACGGCGAGTTCAGCGCGCTGTCGCCCGAGCTGCGCGTGCGCATCGAAGCCGCGATCGCGCGGCTCGACTATCAGCCGAACCAGATGGCGCGCGGTCTGAAGCGCGGCCGCAACCGGCTGATCGGCATGCTGGTCGCCGACCTGACCAATCCGTACTCCGTCGAAGTGCTGCAAGGCGTCGAGGCCGCGTGCCACGCGCTCGGTTTGATGCCGCTGATCTGCCACGCGGCGAACGAAGTCGAGATGGAGCGCCGTTACCTGCAACTGCTGACCACGTATCGCGTGGAAGGCGTGATCGTCAACGCGCTCGGCGTGCGTGAGGAGACGTTGCGGCCGGTCGGCGATGGCGGGATTCCGGCCGTGCTGGTCGATCGTCGCGTGGAGGGGCTCGTCGCCGACATGGTCGGTCTCGACAATGGCGCGGCCGCCGAGCTTGGCACGCGGCATCTGCTCGAACGGGGCTTCGAGCATATCTGGTTCGTCGTGCAGCCGTTCGAGCGGGTCAGCTCGCGGCGGCAGCGCGTCGACGCGTTCGATCGCGCAATGCGCGATGAAGGCCGCGCGCGCGGTCATACGCTGGTGCTCGATCTCGCCGATGAGACTGCTGTCGAACGCGGCCTTGCGGAGCTGGATCGTGCGATCGACTCGCCAGGCGGGGCCGGCGCCGCCCCGCGCGTCGCGCTGTTCGCGGCCAACGCGCCGGTCGCGTTGCGCCTCGCGCTGCACCTGAACGCGCGTTACGGCGCGCACTGGCAGAGCCGCGTCGCGCTGCTTTCCATCGACGATCCGGATTGGGCCGAGCTCGCCGGCATCACGACGATCCGTCAGCCGACCTATGACATCGGTTATCGCGCGGTCGAATTCCTGCACGAGCGCATCGAAGGCGCGCAGACGGGTGCGCGCGACTGCCTGCTGCCCGGCGAGCTGATCGTGCGTGCGTCGACCGCGCGCTGA